The following are encoded in a window of Peromyscus leucopus breed LL Stock chromosome X, UCI_PerLeu_2.1, whole genome shotgun sequence genomic DNA:
- the Capn6 gene encoding calpain-6 yields MGPPLKLFKNQKYQELKQECVKDGRLFCDPTFLPENDSLFFNRLLPGKVVWKRPQDISDDPHLIVGNISNHQLIQGRLGNKSMIPAFSCLAVQESHWTKVIPNHKEQEWDPQKPEKYAGIFRFRFWHFGELTEVVIDDLLPTINGDLVFSFSTSMNEFWNALLEKAYAKMLGCYEALDGLTITDIIMDFTGTLAEIVDMQKGRYTDLVEEKYKLFRELYKTFTKGGLICCSIESPSQEEQEVETDWGLLKGHTYTMTDIRKLRLGERLVEVFSAEKLYMVRLRNPLGRQEWSGPWSEISEEWQQLTVTDRKNLGLVMSDDGEFWMSLEDFCQNFHKLNVCRNVNNPVFGRKELESVVGCWTVDDDPLMNRSGGCYNNRDTFLQNPQYIFTVPEDGHKVIMSLQQKDLRTYRRMGRPDNYIIGFELFKVEMNRRFRLHHLYVQERAGTSTYIDTRTVFLSKYLKKGSYVLVPTMFQHGRTSEFLLRIFSEVPVQLRELTLDMPKMSCWNLARGYPKVVTQITVHSAEGLEKKYANEPVNPYLVIKCGKEEVRSPVQKNTVHAIFDTQAIFYRRTTDIPIIIQVWNSRKFCDQFLGQVTLDADPSECRDLKSLYLRNKGGPTAKVKQGHISFKVISSDDLTEL; encoded by the exons ATGGGTCCTCCTCTGAAGctcttcaaaaaccaaaagtaccaagaactgaagcaggaatGCGTCAAAGATGGCCGGCTTTTCTGTGACCCCACCTTCCTGCCGGAGAATGATTCTCTGTTTTTCAACCGTCTGCTTCCAGGAAAGGTTGTGTGGAAACGTCCTCAG GACATTTCTGATGACCCTCATTTGATTGTGGGCAACATCAGCAACCACCAGCTGATCCAGGGGAGACTGGGGAACAAGTCAATGATCCCTGCATTTTCCTGTTTGGCTGTTCAGGAGTCACACTGGACAAAG GTAATCCCCAACCATAAGGAACAGGAATGGGATCCTCAAAAGCCAGAAAAATATGCTGGAATATTTCGCTTCCGTTTCTGGCATTTTGGAGAATTGACTGAGGTGGTAATTGATGACTTGCTGCCCACCATCAATGGAGATCTGGTCTTCTCATTCTCCACCTCCATGAATGAGTTTTGGAATGCTCTCCTGGAAAAAGCTTATGCAAA GATGCTAGGCTGTTATGAGGCCTTGGATGGTTTGACCATTACTGATATCATCATGGACTTCACCGGCACATTGGCTGAAATCGTTGACATGCAGAAAGGAAGATACACTGATCTTGTTGAGGAGAAGTACAAGCTGTTCCGAGAGCTGTACAAAACCTTCACCAAAGGGGGTCTAATTTGTTGCTCCATTGAG TCTCCCAGCCAGGAGGAACAAGAAGTTGAAACAGACTGGGGCCTACTGAAGGGCCATACCTATACCATGACTGATATTCGCAAGCTCCGCCTTGGAGAAAGACTCGTGGAAGTCTTCAGTGCTGAGAAGCTGTATATGGTTCGCCTGAGGAATCCACTGGGAAGACAAGAATGGAGTGGCCCCTGGAGTGAAAT ttCTGAAGAGTGGCAGCAACTGACTGTAACAGATCGCAAGAACCTGGGGCTTGTCATGTCTGATGATGGAGAGTTTTG GATGAGTCTGGAAGATTTTTGCCAAAACTTTCACAAACTGAATGTCTGCCGCAATGTGAACAACCCTGTTTTTGGCCGCAAAGAACTGGAATCAGTGGTGGGATGTTGGACTGTGGATGATGACCCTCTGATGAACCGATCAGGTGGTTGCTATAACAACCGTGATACCTTCCTGCAGAATCCTCAG TACATCTTCACTGTGCCTGAGGATGGCCATAAGGTCATAATGTCACTGCAGCAGAAGGACCTACGCACTTACCGCCGAATGGGAAGACCTGACAATTACATCATTGGTTTTGAGCTCTTCAAG GTGGAGATGAACCGCAGATTCCGCCTTCACCATCTGTATGTTCAGGAGCGTGCTGGGACTTCCACCTATATTGACACCCGTACTGTGTTTCTGAGCAAGTATCTGAAGAAGGGCAGCTACGTGCTTGTCCCAACCATGTTCCAGCATGGCCGCACCAGCGAATTTCTACTCAGAATCTTCTCCGAAGTGCCTGTCCAGCTcag GGAGCTGACATTGGACATGCCCAAGATGTCTTGCTGGAACCTGGCACGTGGCTACCCAAAGGTGGTTACCCAGATCACTGTTCACAGTGCTGAGGGCCTGGAGAAGAAGTATGCCAATGAAC CCGTAAATCCATATCTGGTCATCAAgtgtggaaaggaagaagtccgaTCCCCTGTCCAGAAGAATACTGTGCATGCCATTTTTGACACACAGGCCATTTTCTACAGAAGGACCACTGACATTCCTATTATCATCCAG GTCTGGAACAGCAGAAAATTCTGTGATCAGTTCCTGGGGCAGGTTACTCTGGATGCTGACCCCAGTGAGTGCCGTGATCTGAAATCTCTGTACCTGCGTAACAAGGGTGGTCCCACTGCCAAAGTCAAGCAAGGCCACATCAGCTTCAAAGTTATCTCTAGCGATGATCTCACTGAGCTCTAA